Proteins encoded in a region of the Perognathus longimembris pacificus isolate PPM17 chromosome 11, ASM2315922v1, whole genome shotgun sequence genome:
- the Lrrc52 gene encoding leucine-rich repeat-containing protein 52, producing MSLASGPAPGWLLFSFGMGLVSGSKCPNNCQCQDQEVACIGMQLSEYPLDIPLNTRRLSLKDNRITSLPAMQLGLLSDLVYLDCHNNRIREVMDYTFIGVFRLIYLDLSSNNLTSISPFSFSVLSNLVHLNISNNPHLLSLDKYTFANTSSLRYLDLRNTGLQTLDRTAFHHLVVLQILYLSGNPWKCNCSFLDFAIYLIMSHVDHPDDQNATCTEPAELTGWPITQVGNPLRYMCITHLDRQDYIFVLLIGFCIFAAGTVAAWLTGVCAVLYQHASRKASEDEAEDEAGNRVEVTRRIFHSRTSSAGFPQLI from the exons ATGTCCCTTGCTTCAGGCCCTGCCCCAGGGTGGTTACTGTTTTCCTTCGGGATGGGGCTGGTATCAGGGTCAAAGTGTCCAAATAACTGCCAGTGTCAGGATCAAGAAGTGGCCTGCATAGGGATGCAGCTCTCGGAATACCCCCTGGACATCCCCCTGAACACTCGGAGGCTGTCCCTGAAGGATAACAGAATCACTAGTTTGCCAGCTATGCAGCTGGGACTCCTCAGTGACCTTGTTTACTTGGACTGTCACAACAACCGGATTCGAGAGGTGATGGATTATACCTTCATTGGGGTCTTCAGACTCATCTACCTTGACCTCAGCTCCAACAATCTGACCTCCATCTCCCCATTCAGTTTCTCAGTGCTCAGCAACTTGGTACACCTGAATATCTCCAACAACCCTCACCTGTTATCTCTTGATAAGTACACCTTTGCCAACACCAGCTCTTTGAGGTACCTGGACCTCAGAAATACTGGCTTGCAGACCTTGGACCGTACTGCTTTCCACCACCTTGTGGTGCTCCAGATCCTGTATCTGAGTGGAAACCCCTGGAAATGCAACTGTTCTTTCCTGGACTTCGCCATCTACTTAATAATGTCCCATGTGGACCACCCAG ATGATCAGAATGCCACGTGCACGGAGCCCGCAGAGCTGACAGGGTGGCCCATCACACAGGTGGGAAACCCACTCCGGTACATGTGCATCACGCACCTGGACCGCCAGGACTACATCTTTGTGCTGCTCATCGGCTTTTGCATCTTCGCTGCTGGCACTGTGGCCGCCTGGCTCACAGGTGTGTGTGCTGTGCTCTACCAGCATGCCAGCCGCAAGGCAAGTGAGGACGAGGCTGAAGACGAGGCTGGAAATAGGGTGGAAGTTACCAGGAGGATTTTTCATTCCAGGACTAGTTCTGCTGGGTTCCCTCAGCTGATTTAA